A genomic segment from Eremothecium gossypii ATCC 10895 chromosome III, complete sequence encodes:
- the GTS1 gene encoding Gts1p (Syntenic homolog of Saccharomyces cerevisiae YGL181W (GTS1)), with translation MRFKSSRTVERELKALVSSPENANRCGECGATYPTWCSVNLGAFLCGRCAAVHRKVLTGEQGGPESHVKSLTLDRWTVDELEEITNSGGNRRNHHTWNVRNVAFPYDGDDDRSRVEDFIRNKYIVGKFGQGGGRGSGYRPDSSSRRGHDEFADRRSRSASFSRSSNRSYSSLNSASPPRSGGIPLLTHRTVHDHEIGRYGSQLATMKSLGYSDTDAIVEALVLSRGDINVALDILDKDAKLRKESPAPPPPPPRPTSPAASGTRSSPPKPQPAVFDGFNGIQPQTTQAQTFDGGVQQYLDPVTGQIYVDQSQYLQAMQQQQLQQQQLQQQQLQQQQLQQQQLQQQQLQQQQLQQQLQFQQLQQQPTAVDKNALMALYSRPDLYSSPVEIRPDNPQYAALQQQQQQQQQQLRLQQTMNQQQPMLFAQQMPQQMPQFPQQYPQQFPQQYQQSNQGTQPPTASQGAYPGYNYQM, from the coding sequence GGGGCCACCTACCCAACGTGGTGTTCTGTGAACCTGGGGGCCTTCTTATGCGGGCGGTGCGCGGCGGTCCACCGCAAGGTGCTCACGGGCGAGCAGGGGGGGCCGGAGTCGCATGTTAAGTCTCTGACGCTGGACCGCTGGACCGTGGACGAGCTAGAGGAGATTACCAACAGCGGCGGGAACCGCCGGAATCACCACACCTGGAATGTGCGCAACGTGGCCTTCCCGTATGATGGTGACGATGACCGCAGCCGCGTGGAGGACTTTATCCGCAACAAGTACATCGTGGGCAAGTTCGGGCAGGGCGGGGGGCGCGGAAGCGGATACCGGCCAGACTCCTCGTCCCGGAGGGGGCACGACGAGTTTGCAGACCGTCGTTCGCGCTCTGCGTCTTTTTCGCGCTCCTCGAATCGTAGCTACAGCTCGCTGAATAGCGCCAGTCCTCCTCGGAGTGGGGGAATTCCCCTCCTGACTCACCGTACCGTGCATGACCACGAGATCGGTCGGTACGGCAGTCAGCTGGCGACTATGAAAAGTCTGGGGTATTCCGACACAGACGCCATTGTGGAGGCTCTGGTGCTATCCCGGGGTGATATTAACGTGGCGTTAGATATCCTCGATAAAGATGCGAAGCTTCGGAAGGAGTCAccggcaccgccgccgccccccCCTCGCCCCACGtcgcccgccgccagcggcACCAGGAGCTCTCCTCCAAAGCCACAGCCAGCCGTCTTCGACGGCTTCAATGGTATCCAGCCACAGACCACACAAGCCCAGACCTTTGATGGCGGCGTCCAGCAGTACCTCGACCCCGTGACCGGCCAGATCTACGTGGACCAGAGCCAGTATTTGCAAGCCatgcaacagcagcagctccagcaacagcagctccagcaacagcagctccagcagcagcagctccagcaacaacagctccagcagcagcagctccaacagcagcagctccagcagcagctccagttccagcagctccagcagcagcctACAGCTGTCGACAAGAACGCGCTCATGGCTCTTTACAGCAGGCCGGACCTATATTCCAGTCCGGTGGAAATCCGTCCTGATAATCCCCAGTATGCTGCActacagcagcagcagcagcagcagcagcagcagctccgaCTCCAGCAGACTATGaaccagcagcagcccATGCTTTTCGCACAGCAGATGCCGCAGCAGATGCCACAGTTCCCCCAGCAATATCCACAGCAGTTCCCCCAGCAGTACCAGCAATCTAACCAAGGCACGCAACCCCCAACGGCCTCGCAGGGCGCTTATCCTGGCTACAACTACCAGATGTAG